The segment AAACAAATGGTTTAGAGGTGGAAAGAAACTACGGAATTACTGGGGCACGTGAGGAAGCGCAGCAAGCTTTTCCACATATTCGCGCATATAGCTTACCGGTCTATAAGCAAGCAATTCGAAAAATGCCATTAAAAGAAGCGAAACTTTTTACATTACTTGTGTTAATTTCAAATTTAAATGATACGTGTCTTCTTCACCGGGGGGGACTTGCAGGGCTTCAGTTTGCTAAGGCAGAGTCTAGAGAGTTGCTACAGCAGTTTTCAGTGTCTGCGATTAAGGGGCTAGATCAACAATTTATTGAACGCTGGCTTTCGCCTGGTGGATCAGCAGATTTGTTAGCAGCGACTTTGTTCATTGTAAATATTGAAGCAAAAACAAAAAGGGGTGCTTGTAATGGAGAAATTGACTTACACGTTTCCAGCGGAACGTCCGATAGTTAAGCGTGCACATATTGGTGTTGTAGGTTCAGGTGATTTAGAAATTTTGCTTGAACCAATTGAGGGAACTGAAACAAAGGTTGAGGTACGAACAGGTATTACAGGGTATGCTGAAAGTTGGCAAAAGGTAATTGAACGTTTTATTGCACAGCAAAATATTTTAGCATTTATTACGATTAATGATTTCGGTGCAACGCCTGGTGTTGTTTCCATTCGTTTAGCACAAGCAGCGGAGGTGGGATTCAGTGGTGAATAGTGCAACATTACCTATCAGTTTGGTGGAAAGTAAGGCGAGAGAGCGAGCGTACTTATTACTTGATGAAGGGACGGCAAAGGAAATTTTAGGACCATTTGATCGCTTTGAATCCCCACATTTAGAAGCGCAAAATATTGTTCCTCAAAGTGATGATGGCATGATTATTATGCAGGGAACGATTAAAGGTCGGAAAACGCTTGTCATTTCAATTGAGGGTAGTTTTCAAGGTGGCGGAATTGGAGAGGTATCAGGTGCAAAGTTTGCTGGTGCACTTGAGCGAGCTTTAAAATCATGTGAAGCGGGACAGTTTGTATATCCAGTCATTATTTATGATACAGGTGGTGTCCGTTTACAGGAGGCAAATTATGGATTGCTATCTATTGCCGAAATTAGTTCGGTAATTGTGGCACTTAAAAAATATGTACCAGTTATCGGGATTATTCCTGGGAAAGTTGGCTCATTTGGTGGAATGTCTTTAACAGCAGGACTTTGCTCGGCATTAATTATGACGCGTGAAGGACGATTAGGGATGAACGGCCCAGAAGTAGTGGAGCAAGAAGCAGGTGTAAGAGAGCTAAATGCTAAGCAGAAACCACTTATTTGGCAAATGATAGGTGGTACTAGTCGATTAAATGCAAATTTGATCGATGAGGTGGTGGAGGATGATATTCCAAATTATGTTGCTGCAATTAGCCGTTTATGGAATGTCCCTTCATATGCTGAGCGTACGAATCAATATGATGCGTTCTTAAATATGCTAAGTCAAATACAACTGGAGACGAAAATTAGTCCTGAAGAGGCACAAGGAACTTTACAACGTCGTCAGGAGTATGCACCGGTAAAAGAGAATGCGCAAGATGGGCAAAATGTAAGTCGTGGTCGAATTTGGTTCGACGCTTTTACAAATGGGGCAACTTCCATTTCTGAAACACCGTCTGTATTAGTTGCAGATGCCGAATTAAATGGAAAAAAAGCACGTTTTATTGCAGTTGTTCCAAATAGCGAAAGTAAGTTTTATCGTGCACGCAACGGTGAATTTGGTTTGCAAGAGGCATGGACTGTTGCTAAATATGTTCGTCAAGCTATTGAAGAGGATGCATTAGCAGATGAAAAGCGTTTAATTGTTCCAATTGTAGATGTGCCAGGGCAGGCTTTTGGCTATCATGAAGAGCTATTTGGGATTTACTTAGCATGTTCAGCAAGTGTTGAAGCGTATGCAGTAGCTCGTCAAAGTGGACATCCAATTGTGACATGTGTCGTTGGAAAAGCTATTTCAGGCGCTTTTTTAGCACATGGTATGCAAGGGAATCGTATCATCTCTTTAGATGATGACGCCATTCAAGTACATGTAATGTCTAAAAAATCAGCAGCACTTGTTACGATGCGCACGGTTGAAGAACTAGATGAGCTTGCAAATTCGGTACCATCGATGGCGTATGATATTCATTCATTCTGTTCGTTAGGAGCAGTACATGAATTAATTGCAGGGGTGAATGCAGATATGCCATCTTTAGAGCAAATACAGCAAGTTAAAAATATGATTGCTAAAGCTAAAGAAAATATAATGCAATCATCCGATGTAACGTTAGCCAATCGCCTTCAATCAAAAATTGCAATCGAAAATGGACGGAAAGCATCGATTGCTGTACGTGGAAAAATCGCAGAACAATGGTAGTAAATGTACATGATATCGTTTTTTTATATTCAAACGAAGAAGTAGAAATTTTCGAACAGAAACCCCACTGGATGTTAACAGACGAAATGGCAAACCGAATTGCTGTCGTTCGTCGCTTGAAAGTAACTGGAGAAAAAGTGGCAATAGGATTCAGAGGAAATAATCGTTCTAAACGTTTTGCGGCTTTCACATCGGCGCAAAATATTGAACGTATTATCAAACCGGTAGATGTTCTACAATTTGTACCACCTGTATCACACGAAAAATCGATAAAACAATTAAAGGAAATTTTACAGCATTTCGAATGGGGAATTGGTGGGAGTGTCGGTTTTTCAATGGCAACTGGAATACAAGTTTGTCATGAGCAAAGTGATATCGACGTCATTATTTATATGGATTCGATTGCAGAGGTTTCAAAGTTAGAGACACTAAAACCAAAATTATCGCAGTGTGAAAATAAATTAGATATTCAAATTGAAATGAAAGGTTTAGGTGGTGTTGTTTTGGATGATGTTTTAAATAATGAAAAATTTATTGTAAGAACATCTACTGGACCGATTTTAATTGAAGGAATGAGATCAAAAAATTAATTTTAAAGACTGTTCTAGAAGTAAAATTCTAGAACAGTCTTTTGTTTTTGTAACCAATTATTTCACAATACCAATATGATCTAATGGATAAAATCGAATGTTCGCTTTACCAATAACAGTATCTATCGCTATTAATCCGACTCTTGGATCTCGACTATCTGTACTATTCACACGATTA is part of the Solibacillus sp. FSL K6-1523 genome and harbors:
- a CDS encoding triphosphoribosyl-dephospho-CoA synthase, translated to MEQHAICLRIADEAVAALIEEVELTPKPGLVDSENNGAHDDLTLQKMRNSAHALHATFYQMAMVNFGEKPTIKLREAFGAIGRHGENRMFRVTENVNTHKGAIWSLGLLCAAIARRRGQVNIPQVFHDAAELAKLPDKYIPQIKTNGLEVERNYGITGAREEAQQAFPHIRAYSLPVYKQAIRKMPLKEAKLFTLLVLISNLNDTCLLHRGGLAGLQFAKAESRELLQQFSVSAIKGLDQQFIERWLSPGGSADLLAATLFIVNIEAKTKRGACNGEIDLHVSSGTSDS
- a CDS encoding malonate decarboxylase subunit delta, with protein sequence MEKLTYTFPAERPIVKRAHIGVVGSGDLEILLEPIEGTETKVEVRTGITGYAESWQKVIERFIAQQNILAFITINDFGATPGVVSIRLAQAAEVGFSGE
- a CDS encoding biotin-independent malonate decarboxylase subunit beta — protein: MVNSATLPISLVESKARERAYLLLDEGTAKEILGPFDRFESPHLEAQNIVPQSDDGMIIMQGTIKGRKTLVISIEGSFQGGGIGEVSGAKFAGALERALKSCEAGQFVYPVIIYDTGGVRLQEANYGLLSIAEISSVIVALKKYVPVIGIIPGKVGSFGGMSLTAGLCSALIMTREGRLGMNGPEVVEQEAGVRELNAKQKPLIWQMIGGTSRLNANLIDEVVEDDIPNYVAAISRLWNVPSYAERTNQYDAFLNMLSQIQLETKISPEEAQGTLQRRQEYAPVKENAQDGQNVSRGRIWFDAFTNGATSISETPSVLVADAELNGKKARFIAVVPNSESKFYRARNGEFGLQEAWTVAKYVRQAIEEDALADEKRLIVPIVDVPGQAFGYHEELFGIYLACSASVEAYAVARQSGHPIVTCVVGKAISGAFLAHGMQGNRIISLDDDAIQVHVMSKKSAALVTMRTVEELDELANSVPSMAYDIHSFCSLGAVHELIAGVNADMPSLEQIQQVKNMIAKAKENIMQSSDVTLANRLQSKIAIENGRKASIAVRGKIAEQW
- a CDS encoding malonate decarboxylase holo-ACP synthase — translated: MVVNVHDIVFLYSNEEVEIFEQKPHWMLTDEMANRIAVVRRLKVTGEKVAIGFRGNNRSKRFAAFTSAQNIERIIKPVDVLQFVPPVSHEKSIKQLKEILQHFEWGIGGSVGFSMATGIQVCHEQSDIDVIIYMDSIAEVSKLETLKPKLSQCENKLDIQIEMKGLGGVVLDDVLNNEKFIVRTSTGPILIEGMRSKN